One genomic window of Micromonospora sp. WMMD1128 includes the following:
- a CDS encoding ABC transporter permease: MFRATLKSLLARKLRLVLSGLAVVLGVMFVSGAFVLTDTLGRSFDAVFSDAYAAIDVNVAAKPKVEVSEAEGEPVAAPVPASVVDRVAAVPGATDVRGAVAADGARLIGSNGKVVTSFGPPQLGENWLGEDDLMKLREGRGPRADDEIAVNAALAKAANVKVGDRVGVLTLSPKEEFTLVGVFGYSGGRDSIGGVNEIAFTTPVAQRLMLGKPDVFTHVSARAADGTTPEALRDEVSRTLGADYDVKTGEQLADDASASLKEGLSFFNKILLGFAAVALLVGTFLILNTFSIIVAQRTRELALMRAIGASGRQVIGSVVLEAVAVGLVASVLGLAAGIGVGALLAYLFGTLAGGLTLAGLGVPPAAVIGAFTVGLLITVVAALLPALRAARIPPIAAMQDVATPDRPLTKVTVGGAVVTTIGAVLLFLGLSGNAGGNTLATILGGVLFAFIGVALLTPVISRPVVALLGTLFAWSVPGKLGRLNSGRNPRRTAITAAALMVGIALVTGVTVILDSAKGSISALAEDRIKAELVIAGSMSGPRPASFDPAVLAQAAAIPGVRLVDGEYGDMATVGGKRTWVAASSDVSALERIFGAKATAGDISQLAPDQMLLSSDTAKSRNLSVGSTVPVQLSRGDARTYTVSGIYESSQLTNPVVLPPQAVTDFAIPQPSQGFVQLAPGTPVSAVQPQIERLLADSPEVSVADRAAFIKQQTSQLDTPLRMIQILLALAIVIAVLGIINTLALSVLERTRELGLLRAIGLRRAQTMRMITVEAVVISVFGALLGVVVGTGLGAAVVRALKDEGITDLVLPWGQMVTFLVLAAIIGVVAAVLPAIRAARINVLGAIAHD, from the coding sequence ATGTTCCGGGCGACGCTCAAGAGCCTGCTGGCGCGCAAGCTGCGCCTGGTGTTGTCCGGCCTGGCGGTGGTGCTCGGCGTCATGTTCGTCTCCGGCGCGTTCGTGCTCACCGACACGCTGGGCCGGTCCTTCGACGCGGTCTTCTCCGACGCCTACGCCGCCATCGACGTGAACGTGGCGGCCAAGCCGAAGGTCGAGGTCTCCGAGGCCGAGGGCGAGCCGGTGGCCGCCCCGGTGCCGGCGTCGGTGGTCGACCGGGTCGCAGCGGTGCCGGGCGCCACGGACGTACGCGGGGCGGTCGCCGCCGACGGCGCGCGGCTGATCGGCAGCAACGGCAAGGTGGTCACCTCGTTCGGGCCGCCGCAGCTCGGGGAGAACTGGCTCGGCGAGGACGACCTGATGAAGCTGCGCGAGGGCCGCGGCCCGCGGGCCGACGACGAGATCGCGGTCAACGCCGCGCTGGCCAAGGCGGCGAACGTGAAGGTCGGCGACCGGGTCGGTGTGCTGACGTTGTCGCCGAAGGAGGAGTTCACCCTGGTCGGCGTGTTCGGCTACAGCGGCGGCCGGGACTCGATCGGCGGGGTGAACGAAATCGCCTTCACCACGCCCGTCGCCCAGCGGTTGATGCTCGGCAAGCCGGACGTGTTCACGCACGTCAGCGCGCGGGCCGCCGACGGCACCACGCCGGAGGCGCTGCGCGACGAGGTGTCCCGCACGCTCGGCGCCGACTACGACGTGAAGACCGGCGAGCAGCTCGCCGACGACGCCTCGGCCAGCCTGAAGGAGGGGCTGTCGTTCTTCAACAAGATCCTCCTCGGTTTCGCCGCGGTGGCGCTGTTGGTCGGCACGTTCCTGATCCTCAACACCTTCTCGATCATCGTGGCCCAGCGCACCCGTGAGCTGGCCCTGATGCGGGCCATCGGGGCCAGCGGCCGGCAGGTCATCGGCTCGGTGGTGCTGGAGGCGGTGGCGGTCGGCCTGGTCGCCTCGGTGCTCGGACTCGCCGCCGGCATCGGGGTGGGCGCGCTGCTGGCGTACCTGTTCGGCACGCTCGCCGGTGGTCTCACCCTGGCCGGGCTGGGCGTGCCGCCCGCGGCGGTGATCGGCGCGTTCACGGTGGGTCTGCTGATCACGGTGGTCGCGGCGCTGCTGCCGGCGCTGCGGGCCGCGCGGATCCCGCCGATCGCCGCGATGCAGGACGTGGCCACACCGGACCGGCCACTGACCAAGGTGACAGTCGGCGGCGCCGTGGTCACCACGATCGGGGCGGTCCTGCTCTTCCTCGGGCTCAGCGGCAACGCCGGCGGCAACACCCTGGCCACCATCCTCGGCGGCGTGCTGTTCGCGTTCATCGGGGTGGCGCTGCTGACCCCGGTGATCAGCCGGCCGGTGGTGGCCCTGCTCGGCACCCTGTTCGCCTGGTCGGTGCCGGGGAAGCTGGGCCGGCTCAACTCGGGCCGCAACCCGCGCCGGACCGCGATCACCGCCGCCGCGCTGATGGTGGGCATCGCGTTGGTGACCGGCGTGACGGTGATCCTGGACTCGGCCAAGGGCAGCATCAGCGCCCTCGCCGAGGACCGGATCAAGGCCGAGCTGGTGATCGCGGGCAGCATGTCCGGGCCCCGCCCGGCGAGCTTCGACCCGGCGGTGCTGGCCCAGGCCGCGGCGATCCCCGGGGTGCGGCTCGTCGACGGCGAGTACGGCGACATGGCCACCGTCGGCGGCAAGCGGACCTGGGTGGCGGCGTCGAGCGACGTGTCCGCGCTGGAGCGGATCTTCGGGGCGAAGGCCACCGCCGGTGACATCAGCCAACTGGCCCCGGACCAGATGCTGCTCAGTTCGGACACCGCGAAGTCCCGCAACCTGTCGGTCGGCTCGACCGTGCCGGTGCAGTTGTCCCGCGGTGACGCGCGCACCTACACGGTCAGCGGCATCTACGAGAGTTCCCAGCTGACCAACCCGGTGGTGCTCCCGCCGCAGGCGGTCACCGACTTCGCGATCCCACAGCCCAGCCAGGGCTTCGTGCAACTCGCGCCGGGCACGCCGGTCAGCGCGGTGCAACCGCAGATCGAACGGCTGCTGGCGGACAGTCCGGAGGTGTCGGTGGCGGACCGGGCCGCGTTCATCAAGCAGCAGACCAGCCAGTTGGACACCCCGCTGCGGATGATCCAGATCCTGCTGGCGCTGGCCATCGTGATCGCCGTGCTGGGCATCATCAACACCCTGGCCCTGTCGGTGCTGGAGCGGACCCGCGAGCTGGGTCTGCTGCGGGCGATCGGCCTGCGCCGGGCGCAGACCATGCGCATGATCACCGTCGAGGCGGTGGTGATCTCGGTCTTCGGCGCGCTGCTCGGCGTCGTGGTCGGCACCGGTCTCGGCGCGGCCGTGGTGCGGGCGCTCAAGGACGAGGGCATCACCGACCTGGTCCTGCCCTGGGGTCAGATGGTGACGTTCCTGGTCCTGGCCGCGATCATCGGCGTGGTGGCGGCGGTGCTGCCGGCCATCCGCGCCGCCCGCATCAACGTGCTGGGCGCCATCGCCCACGACTGA
- a CDS encoding HAD family phosphatase, whose translation MLFDMDGTLVDSEKLWDVALQEMAAVYGGTLSEAARQAIIGTSMADAMRIVHDDLGQPERDPQASADWISTRILDLFRTGLRWRPGALALLRAVRAAGIPTALVTSSGRSLVEVALDTLGRDSFDAVVCGDEVGEAKPHPEPYLTAAKLLGVPIERCVAIEDSPTGVASALAAGAAVLAVPAEVPLPPTDGVHQSESLTAVDLELLAALLNR comes from the coding sequence GTGCTCTTCGACATGGACGGCACCCTGGTCGACAGCGAGAAGCTGTGGGACGTCGCGTTGCAGGAGATGGCCGCCGTCTACGGCGGCACGCTGTCCGAGGCGGCCCGGCAGGCGATCATCGGGACCTCGATGGCCGACGCCATGCGGATCGTGCACGACGACCTCGGCCAGCCGGAACGGGATCCGCAGGCCAGCGCCGACTGGATCAGCACGCGGATCCTCGACCTGTTCCGCACCGGACTGCGGTGGCGGCCGGGCGCGTTGGCGTTGCTGCGGGCGGTGCGGGCCGCCGGCATCCCCACCGCGCTCGTCACCTCCAGCGGCCGGTCACTCGTCGAGGTCGCCCTGGACACGCTGGGCCGGGACAGCTTCGACGCGGTGGTCTGCGGCGACGAGGTGGGCGAGGCCAAGCCGCACCCGGAGCCGTACCTGACCGCCGCGAAGCTGCTCGGCGTGCCGATCGAGCGGTGCGTGGCGATCGAGGACTCACCGACCGGCGTGGCGAGCGCGCTTGCCGCCGGGGCGGCGGTGCTGGCCGTGCCGGCCGAGGTGCCGCTGCCGCCGACCGACGGCGTGCACCAGTCGGAGAGCCTGACCGCCGTCGACCTGGAGTTGCTCGCCGCCCTGCTGAACCGTTAG
- a CDS encoding neutral zinc metallopeptidase translates to MGDRVERRRLGPLAGLLVAVVVAAGCMGGGLDQGGPQQPAPRPSGEPASPDAVTTRADGTTSVAEFKQDFADAVAVAEQYWTARFRASGQRFQPIRRVVPYTRAGEVTCGGQGLPRNNAVYCSAGDFIAYDVNWSVSAFRQVGDAFLFYLLGHEYAHGVQTRLGIRYNFTIQQELQADCMAGAYLGDSVRDGTLKLEDGDLDEFREGLLAVGDDPDQPWFAEGAHGTAEQRSEKFFAGYENSLDACGLG, encoded by the coding sequence GTGGGGGACAGGGTGGAACGCCGGCGGCTCGGGCCGTTGGCCGGGCTGCTGGTGGCCGTGGTGGTGGCCGCCGGCTGCATGGGTGGTGGACTCGACCAGGGGGGGCCGCAGCAGCCCGCCCCGCGGCCGAGCGGGGAGCCGGCGTCACCGGACGCGGTGACCACCCGGGCGGACGGGACCACCAGCGTCGCCGAGTTCAAGCAGGACTTCGCCGACGCCGTCGCCGTCGCCGAGCAGTACTGGACCGCCCGGTTCCGCGCCTCCGGGCAGCGGTTCCAGCCGATCCGGCGGGTGGTGCCCTACACCCGTGCGGGCGAGGTGACCTGCGGCGGTCAGGGGCTGCCGCGCAACAACGCCGTCTACTGCTCGGCCGGCGACTTCATCGCCTACGACGTGAACTGGTCGGTCTCGGCGTTCCGGCAGGTCGGGGACGCGTTCCTGTTCTACCTGCTGGGTCACGAGTACGCCCACGGCGTGCAGACCCGGCTCGGCATCCGCTACAACTTCACCATCCAGCAGGAGTTGCAGGCCGACTGCATGGCCGGGGCGTACCTGGGCGACAGCGTGCGCGACGGGACGCTGAAGCTGGAGGACGGCGACCTCGACGAGTTCCGGGAGGGGCTGCTCGCGGTCGGCGACGACCCGGACCAGCCCTGGTTCGCCGAGGGCGCGCACGGCACCGCCGAGCAGCGCAGCGAGAAGTTCTTCGCCGGCTACGAGAACTCGCTCGACGCCTGCGGCCTCGGTTGA
- a CDS encoding HNH endonuclease family protein: MSRTLRATAISLAAITAATLGPTQPARAAGYSAPLTTAVAGLSVATEVRTGYSRDLFPHWIDADGDGCNTRNEVLYAEATTKPTISGTCTLSGGRWYSYYDNATWTATGDVDIDHMVPLAEAWDSGARTWTTSRRQAYANDLGDARALAAVTDNVNQSKGDQDPATWLPPYASARCRYVGEWVAVKIRWRLTVDSAEKSALTSWANNCPAATISVTYAY, translated from the coding sequence ATGTCCCGCACCCTGCGCGCCACGGCCATCAGCCTCGCCGCGATCACGGCCGCCACCCTCGGCCCCACCCAGCCCGCCCGCGCCGCCGGTTACTCCGCCCCGCTCACCACCGCGGTCGCCGGCCTGAGCGTCGCCACCGAGGTCCGCACCGGCTACAGCCGCGACCTGTTCCCGCACTGGATCGACGCGGACGGCGACGGCTGCAACACCCGCAACGAGGTGCTCTACGCCGAGGCCACCACGAAGCCCACCATCAGCGGCACCTGCACGCTCTCCGGCGGTCGCTGGTACTCCTACTACGACAACGCCACCTGGACCGCCACCGGCGACGTGGACATCGACCACATGGTCCCGCTCGCCGAGGCATGGGACTCCGGCGCGCGCACCTGGACCACCAGCCGACGGCAGGCGTACGCCAACGACCTGGGCGACGCGCGGGCGCTGGCCGCGGTCACCGACAACGTCAACCAGTCCAAGGGCGACCAGGACCCGGCGACGTGGCTGCCGCCGTACGCCTCGGCCCGCTGCCGCTACGTCGGCGAGTGGGTGGCGGTGAAGATCCGCTGGCGGCTGACCGTGGACAGCGCGGAGAAGAGCGCGCTGACCAGTTGGGCGAACAACTGCCCGGCCGCCACCATCTCGGTCACCTACGCGTACTGA
- a CDS encoding GNAT family N-acetyltransferase → MGEHEELTTARLRLRRPTHADVDLLHALHTDPRACAHNPSDLLRDRAEAQERFRRWDGHWRVHGFGYWVVCRDDRRLGFCGLKIMRLHERDVLNLFYRLDPAAWGDGVAGEAATAVVGWAGTHRPDLPVAARIRPANIASRRVAERAGLRHAAHLDVPGEDGLDWIFIADGPRR, encoded by the coding sequence ATGGGAGAGCACGAGGAGCTGACCACCGCACGGCTGCGCCTGCGCCGCCCCACCCACGCCGACGTCGACCTGCTCCACGCCCTGCACACCGACCCCCGGGCCTGCGCGCACAACCCCTCCGACCTGCTGCGCGACCGCGCCGAGGCGCAGGAGCGCTTCCGGCGCTGGGACGGGCACTGGCGGGTGCACGGCTTCGGCTACTGGGTGGTGTGCCGCGACGACCGGCGGCTCGGCTTCTGCGGCCTGAAGATCATGCGGCTGCACGAACGCGACGTGCTGAACCTGTTCTACCGCCTAGACCCGGCCGCGTGGGGTGACGGCGTGGCCGGCGAGGCGGCCACCGCCGTCGTGGGCTGGGCCGGCACGCACCGGCCCGACCTGCCGGTGGCCGCCCGGATCCGCCCGGCCAACATCGCCTCCCGGCGGGTCGCGGAACGGGCCGGCCTGCGCCACGCCGCGCACCTGGACGTGCCGGGCGAGGACGGCCTCGACTGGATCTTCATCGCGGATGGTCCGCGTCGCTGA
- a CDS encoding cation transporter, whose product MTHLPLVPLTAAGPAPARRAVLARRVRLLVAATITYNVVEAVVAIGAGTVASSTALIGFGLDSVIEVASASAVAWQFAGRDPEARERIALRVIAISFFALAGYVTVEAVRALLGGAEAAHSTVGLVLAGVSVAVMPVLSAAQRRAGRELGSRSAVADSKQTLLCTYLSVVLLVGLAVNGLFGWSWADPVAALVIAVVAVREGRDAWRGETCCAVPPASGGAAEDAHSCGSDCSCCGVPVGREPSVSDADHPR is encoded by the coding sequence ATGACGCACCTGCCACTCGTCCCGCTGACGGCCGCCGGTCCCGCGCCGGCCCGCCGCGCCGTGCTCGCCCGCCGGGTACGGCTGCTGGTCGCCGCGACGATCACCTACAACGTCGTCGAGGCGGTGGTGGCGATCGGCGCCGGCACCGTAGCGTCGTCCACCGCCCTGATCGGCTTCGGTCTGGACTCGGTCATCGAGGTGGCCTCGGCCAGCGCCGTGGCGTGGCAGTTCGCCGGCCGGGACCCCGAGGCGCGGGAGCGGATCGCGCTGCGGGTCATCGCGATCTCGTTCTTCGCGCTCGCCGGGTACGTCACCGTCGAGGCGGTCCGGGCGTTGCTCGGCGGCGCCGAGGCCGCGCACTCCACGGTCGGGCTGGTGCTGGCCGGCGTGTCGGTGGCGGTGATGCCGGTGCTGTCGGCCGCGCAGCGGCGGGCCGGTCGGGAGTTGGGTTCCCGATCGGCGGTCGCCGACTCGAAGCAGACGTTGCTGTGCACGTACCTGTCGGTGGTTCTGCTCGTGGGGCTGGCCGTCAACGGCCTGTTCGGCTGGTCGTGGGCCGACCCGGTCGCGGCACTGGTGATCGCCGTGGTCGCGGTGCGGGAGGGCCGGGACGCCTGGCGTGGCGAAACCTGCTGCGCGGTTCCGCCGGCCTCCGGTGGAGCGGCCGAGGACGCCCACTCGTGCGGCTCCGATTGCTCCTGCTGCGGCGTGCCGGTCGGCCGTGAGCCGTCGGTCAGCGACGCGGACCATCCGCGATGA
- a CDS encoding metalloregulator ArsR/SmtB family transcription factor, producing the protein MQTLPHAQVLARFGHALSEPMRARLLLALRDGPGYPAQLADLLGTSRQNVSNHLACLRGCGLVVAVPEGRRARYELADARLAHALGDLLGVVLAVDPAVCADAASGCC; encoded by the coding sequence ATGCAGACGCTCCCGCACGCGCAGGTGCTGGCCCGCTTCGGTCACGCCCTCTCCGAGCCGATGCGCGCCCGGCTGCTGCTGGCCCTGCGCGACGGACCCGGCTATCCGGCGCAGTTGGCGGACCTGCTCGGCACCAGCCGGCAGAACGTGTCCAACCACCTGGCCTGCCTGCGCGGTTGCGGCCTGGTCGTGGCCGTGCCCGAGGGCCGGCGCGCCCGTTACGAGTTGGCCGACGCCCGGCTCGCCCACGCGCTGGGCGACCTGCTCGGCGTCGTGCTCGCCGTCGACCCGGCCGTGTGCGCCGACGCCGCCTCAGGTTGTTGCTGA
- a CDS encoding YnfA family protein, giving the protein MTVARSILLFLVAALAEIGGAWLVWQGWRENRGLLWIAGGIIALGLYGFVATFQPDPNFGRILAAYGGVFVAGSLAWGMLVDRFRPDRYDLAGAAVCLVGVAIIMYAPRAS; this is encoded by the coding sequence ATGACCGTCGCCCGTTCCATCCTGCTGTTCCTGGTCGCCGCGCTGGCCGAGATCGGCGGCGCCTGGCTGGTCTGGCAGGGCTGGCGGGAGAACCGCGGGCTGCTCTGGATCGCGGGCGGGATCATCGCGCTGGGTCTCTACGGCTTCGTCGCGACGTTCCAGCCCGACCCGAACTTCGGGCGCATCCTCGCCGCCTACGGCGGCGTCTTCGTCGCCGGGTCGCTCGCCTGGGGCATGCTCGTCGACAGGTTCCGGCCCGACCGCTACGACCTCGCCGGCGCGGCCGTCTGCCTGGTCGGCGTCGCGATCATCATGTACGCGCCGCGCGCGAGCTGA
- a CDS encoding FAD-binding oxidoreductase, with protein sequence MTMPDISRRKLLQATAAVGAGAVVAPAVFTGPALATTGTDGSGAPIWAECPPVELTGRIVRFGDPDYPTASVGWDELFVHNPLVIVFAQNTQDVVNALAWSRQNNVALRVRSGRHSLEGWSNVDNGIVIDVSELKSAEINRPALTARVGAGLNQLEAVTTLAQQGLAVTTGTEGSVGLSGATLGGGFGFLTRWLGMACDSLIGAEIVVASGANGARAVEVDLRNHADLLWALRGAGNGNFGIVTSLTYRVAPLRGVAYLQATWSGLDDLPGVFDRWQRTAPFTDVRLGSQLEIHKSQILLFGVLVEGTEAEVRRLLAPVLSVGSPQVTVQIGGWGEIYAGFQVPIEDEPANWKFFSQFTRRPFPPEAIEIIRSFMAVAPTDDSNFFTQAFGVGAQAKQPAGGSAFPHRDAIFYSEPGAGWGTRGVPDSGDALTPAAQAWIAEFSQALRPYVDGAYVNVPNIGMQEWETAYWGPNVERLRRVKAWYDPHNVFQYEQSIPPASC encoded by the coding sequence ATGACCATGCCCGACATCTCGCGTCGAAAGCTGCTCCAGGCGACCGCCGCCGTGGGCGCCGGTGCGGTCGTCGCCCCGGCCGTGTTCACCGGACCCGCCCTGGCGACGACCGGCACCGACGGCTCCGGAGCACCCATCTGGGCCGAGTGCCCGCCGGTGGAACTGACCGGGCGGATCGTGCGCTTCGGTGATCCCGACTACCCGACCGCGAGCGTCGGGTGGGACGAGTTGTTCGTGCACAACCCGCTTGTCATCGTGTTCGCGCAGAACACCCAGGACGTGGTGAACGCCCTCGCCTGGTCCCGGCAGAACAACGTCGCGCTGCGGGTACGCAGCGGCCGGCACAGCCTCGAAGGCTGGTCCAACGTGGACAACGGCATCGTGATCGACGTCAGCGAGCTGAAGTCCGCCGAGATCAACCGGCCCGCGCTCACCGCGCGCGTCGGTGCCGGGCTCAACCAGTTGGAGGCGGTCACCACGCTCGCCCAGCAGGGTCTCGCGGTGACGACAGGTACGGAGGGGAGCGTGGGTCTGTCCGGCGCGACCCTGGGCGGGGGTTTCGGCTTCCTCACCCGGTGGCTCGGCATGGCCTGCGACAGCCTGATCGGGGCGGAGATCGTCGTCGCGTCCGGGGCGAACGGCGCCAGGGCGGTCGAGGTGGACCTGCGGAACCACGCGGACCTGCTCTGGGCGTTGCGCGGGGCGGGTAACGGCAACTTCGGCATCGTCACCTCGCTCACCTACCGGGTGGCCCCGCTGCGCGGCGTCGCCTACCTTCAGGCGACCTGGTCCGGCCTGGACGACCTGCCGGGCGTCTTCGACAGGTGGCAGCGCACCGCGCCGTTCACCGACGTCCGCCTCGGCTCCCAACTGGAGATCCACAAGTCGCAGATCCTGCTGTTCGGCGTGCTGGTCGAGGGCACCGAGGCGGAGGTGCGGCGGCTGCTGGCGCCGGTCCTGTCGGTCGGCAGCCCGCAGGTCACGGTGCAGATCGGCGGGTGGGGCGAGATCTACGCCGGGTTCCAGGTGCCGATCGAGGACGAGCCCGCGAACTGGAAGTTCTTCTCCCAGTTCACCCGCCGGCCGTTCCCGCCCGAGGCGATCGAGATCATCCGCTCGTTCATGGCGGTCGCGCCCACCGACGACAGCAACTTCTTCACCCAGGCGTTCGGCGTCGGCGCGCAGGCGAAGCAGCCGGCCGGCGGCTCGGCGTTCCCGCACCGCGACGCGATCTTCTACTCCGAGCCGGGCGCCGGCTGGGGGACCCGGGGCGTGCCGGACAGCGGCGACGCCCTCACCCCGGCCGCCCAGGCGTGGATCGCCGAGTTCAGCCAGGCGCTGCGCCCGTACGTGGACGGCGCCTACGTCAACGTGCCGAACATCGGCATGCAGGAGTGGGAGACCGCGTACTGGGGGCCGAACGTCGAGCGCCTGCGCCGGGTCAAGGCGTGGTACGACCCGCACAACGTCTTCCAGTACGAGCAGAGCATCCCGCCCGCCTCATGCTGA